CTGCGGCCGCCCGGGTGGATGGCCCAGTGGCGGATGGAGGAGTAGGGGAGTGCTGCCAGTTCCGGTTCCCGCGCCAGGAGGGGCGCCAGCGCCCCGACGATGTGGTCGTCGATGATGTGCGGGACGTAGTTGCCCAGGACCATCTCGAAGCCGTGGTCACCAATGTTCCAGGCCATGGAATCCTCGCCGACGGGGGTGAGGACTGTTTCGAAATGGTCCAGCTGCATCAGGGCATGGTCTTCGGCGCCGTGCCGGGCGGTGACGACGGCGGCTGCCGCTCCATCGGCGAAAAGGGCTGACCCCATGATGGTGTCGGGGTCGTTGGAGGTACGGACGTGCAGCGAGCACAGTTCCGCGCAGACCACCAGGACTACGGCGTTGGGGTCCGCTTCACAGAACAGCTTTGCTGCGCGCAGCGCGGGAAAGGCCGCGTAGCAGCCCATGAAGCCGAGGTGGTAGCGCTGGACGGCCGGGTCCAGGCCAAGCTCGCGCACAATCTTGTAGTCGGGCCCCGGGTTGAAGAATCCCGTGCAGGAGACGGTCACCAGGTGAGTTATGTCAAGTAAATTGAGTTCCGGGCAGGCGTTGACGGCGGAGCGGGCAGCTTCGACGAAGAGCTTGGTGGCTTCGCGGCCGAAGATCTCATTCCGCGCCTTGGTGCCGGGGTTCAGGAGCAGGCCGGTGGCAGGGTCATAGAATTGCGGATCATCCGAGCGGAAGTCGTTGGTCAGTTCCTCGACGGCAGTAAAGCGTGTGTCAATGGCGGCCGAATCGAAGCACGTGTTCACCAGCCGGGCACCCAGCCTGGACAGGCCAGGCTGCGCCGCAAAGACATCCCGGGCTTCCGACTGGATCAGCTTCGTTTTCGGAACTGCAGTTTCAAGTGAACGCACGTAGACCGTCATTGGTTCATTCTTAGCGAGCCCTTGGATTAAGGCAACGGTAGGCCTGGGCGTTGACCTGCGGAGTTACCGGTCCCGGGCGGTAATACTGCGCTGGTGGACCAGTGGTCCCGACCCTCCCAGAAACGCCGATAATCTACATTATGTCAAGTAGAAGTGATCCAATTGCAGAATATGCAGAATAGGACCTGGTGATACCCGCTTCCCCGTTTTGGGATAAGGCCCTGCCCGAAGGGCTGCACCTGGGCTTGGGCAATGTCCCCGTCCTGGTTCCTGCGCAGATTGCCCCTATGTTCTGGGACTATTTGCACGACCGGCCCAACCAGCAGACCGGCAACGGCGGGAGCCAGTGGCTCTTCCCCGGCACCTTGCCGGGCCAGCACATCCACGCCGACGCGATGATGGGCCAACTACGTGCCTTGGGCATCCACACCGGCGGAGCCCGGAACACCGCTCTGCGCGGCCTCGTCCAAGAACTGCCACCCACCCTGGTCGCAAATGCCCTGGGCTACAGCTACCAAGTCATTCACAAACACGCCGCTGACGCCGGTGTCCCAATGGCCGGCTACGCAGGTGGTGCGCGTTTGACTCCTCTGGGATCCTGACGCGCCTGACCTCGCTGCAGCACGGTCGGTCCGCGAACAACTAAGGTCGGTCTCGTGACGGATGATCTGCGAGGCTTCTCCCTGGGGACGTGGCTGCTAGTGCGCGGGGACCTCATTGGAGTGCACTGCGATCCCCGTATCCATGATCGCAGTGCCCCGACGGCTAGCAGGAGGTGACCCAGATGGAACGGTTTCTGATACTGCTGGCCATAGTCCTTGCTTCAGTGGCAGTCTGCGTAGCCGGACGCTATCGATTCCCCATCAAGGAAGGATCCCGAGCGGATCACTTCTTCGAACGGCTCCAGTTGGCAGGGAACGTGGTAGCCATCGGAGTGGAACTCCTGCTTCCCGCCGTCACCGGTTTCCTCGGCCAGCCCTTGCTGGCCTACGCGGCCGCAATCCTCCAAGTTTTCGCTGTGAGCATCTTTCGAGTCCAGCTGCCTCCAATTCGGGCGGTCCGCCCCGGGACGGCCGCTCAGCACTCAGTAGGTGAACGGGAACTTCGCCGCACTCGATGGCCCTACCAAACGGCCTTCGCACTGGGATACGTCCTGCTCCTTGCTTACGTGGCGTCCATATTCGGTATGTATTTCTAATAGCCGACTGCAGCAAGGAACGAACGGGAAACCGACAGCTAAGCGGGAACTGCAGCGCCCGCATAGGACTCGGAGCGATATGTGCAGTTCCCGCTTCCAAAAACTGTCCGCTCCGGACTCACCCAACTCGGACCACACACGCTCGCGGTGGAACTGCGCCGCTCCCCCTCACCCGGAACGGTCACTTTCAGAACGTGAGCGGGCTTGCGGCTCACGGCACCGGTAACGGCACCACGTGCACTGGATGGGAGCCCCGCCGCCAATCTTGCGTCAATATTTCGGAAACGCGAGCCAACTCCTGATTTTCCTCCACCAAGATCAAAGGGACGAAGGGTAAGCCCTCCACTTCAACGGAGGGCACTTCTGGCAGCCAGGGGATCGGCGCGGCGGAAGCCTGTACCTTCCCACAAGCGTTTGAGCCAGGACGGGGCGGGGTGACCGGGATGATGCAAGAGCAGCATTGGTCCGAGCCAGCGGGCGACCAACGACCAGGGCAGGAGCCCCCCTCCGCCGGCTTCATGGTCATCCGAACCTGGCACGAGCCCGGCCACCCACAGGGTTTTCGGGCGAGGATAACCTTCGGACAGACTCCCAGCAGCACTCAAAGGACCGTGGCCACAGCCGACCCCGCGGAGGTCCTAAGCGTGGTCAAGCGCTGGCTGGCCGCTCAGCCAGGGGTGACGGGGAGG
The Arthrobacter sp. PGP41 genome window above contains:
- a CDS encoding type III polyketide synthase, which encodes MTVYVRSLETAVPKTKLIQSEARDVFAAQPGLSRLGARLVNTCFDSAAIDTRFTAVEELTNDFRSDDPQFYDPATGLLLNPGTKARNEIFGREATKLFVEAARSAVNACPELNLLDITHLVTVSCTGFFNPGPDYKIVRELGLDPAVQRYHLGFMGCYAAFPALRAAKLFCEADPNAVVLVVCAELCSLHVRTSNDPDTIMGSALFADGAAAAVVTARHGAEDHALMQLDHFETVLTPVGEDSMAWNIGDHGFEMVLGNYVPHIIDDHIVGALAPLLAREPELAALPYSSIRHWAIHPGGRSILDKVESRLGLTQEQLVPAREVLRNYGNMSSATVLFVIKHILEQDPEPGDERICSMAFGPGLTVETAVFTKLRQAPRTTRPGHNSPEEQAQERLPAEAPVA